Proteins from a single region of Gammaproteobacteria bacterium:
- a CDS encoding DegT/DnrJ/EryC1/StrS family aminotransferase codes for MFYQLPPAGNPIRLHGTDQPESVLHSVFSPYQAQFFASGTAALAAAIVAAVRLKQADEPEVILPAYGCPDLVSAVVFAGAKPVLVDLVADRPWLDLQQLPAKINSRTVAIVAASLFGIPERMTELRPLAERAGVVLIEDGAQLFPGSQESNLWKGDLVVLSFGRGKPVSLLGGGAVLFREDMLARLLPQRELQHSGGMYRQAAVWLQTALYNLMIAPRLYWIPQAIPFLHLGETRFQPLPAIDTMDPVRLRLLPSNIAAYRDGDMDAQNALARILTDRDPADTGVIDLPRACQVPGNRRLLRYPLLVEAELRGRLYQELRRQGLGPSTMYPATLPGITGMKALLAGQGRFPAAEDFAARILTLPTHRRVSAGDIEQIRQVFALR; via the coding sequence ATGTTTTACCAGCTGCCACCCGCAGGTAATCCGATCCGTCTGCACGGCACCGATCAGCCGGAATCTGTCCTGCATTCCGTTTTCTCGCCCTATCAAGCTCAGTTTTTTGCCTCCGGCACGGCAGCGCTGGCCGCGGCCATTGTGGCGGCTGTCCGCTTGAAACAGGCAGACGAGCCGGAGGTCATTCTGCCCGCCTATGGTTGCCCGGATCTGGTAAGTGCGGTTGTTTTTGCCGGAGCGAAGCCGGTGCTGGTTGACCTGGTGGCGGATCGGCCCTGGTTGGATTTGCAGCAGTTGCCGGCAAAGATCAATTCCCGCACGGTTGCCATTGTGGCAGCCAGTCTGTTCGGAATCCCTGAGCGTATGACCGAGTTGCGCCCGCTGGCTGAACGGGCCGGTGTGGTATTGATCGAAGACGGCGCACAGCTTTTTCCCGGTAGCCAGGAATCCAACCTCTGGAAGGGTGATCTGGTGGTGCTCAGCTTCGGCCGGGGAAAACCGGTCAGCCTACTGGGTGGTGGAGCGGTGCTGTTTCGCGAGGATATGCTGGCTCGACTTCTGCCCCAAAGAGAGCTGCAACACTCCGGTGGCATGTACCGGCAGGCCGCTGTGTGGCTGCAGACGGCGCTCTATAACCTGATGATTGCTCCGAGGCTGTATTGGATACCACAGGCCATCCCATTCCTGCATCTGGGCGAAACCCGGTTTCAGCCTCTGCCTGCCATCGATACCATGGATCCGGTGAGATTGCGCCTGCTACCAAGTAACATCGCGGCCTACCGGGATGGCGATATGGACGCGCAGAACGCCCTGGCGCGCATACTGACGGATCGGGACCCTGCGGATACAGGAGTGATCGACCTGCCGAGGGCGTGCCAGGTGCCGGGGAACCGCCGGCTATTGCGTTATCCGTTACTGGTTGAGGCGGAGCTAAGGGGCCGGCTCTACCAGGAACTGCGACGACAGGGGCTCGGCCCTTCGACAATGTATCCCGCCACTTTGCCGGGCATTACGGGGATGAAGGCGCTGCTGGCGGGGCAGGGACGGTTCCCGGCGGCAGAGGACTTCGCCGCCCGCATCCTGACCTTGCCC